A genomic segment from Micropterus dolomieu isolate WLL.071019.BEF.003 ecotype Adirondacks linkage group LG03, ASM2129224v1, whole genome shotgun sequence encodes:
- the tmod4 gene encoding tropomodulin-4 codes for MSDPRDIDEDAILKGLSAEELDQLEYELQEMDPENAMLPAGFRQRDQTKKSPTGPFDREALQQHLEKQALEHEDRDDLVPFTGEKKGRAFVPKKAAEIPEHEQVILEPELEEALKNATDAEMCDIAAILGMYTLMSNKQYYDALGTTGTIANTEGINSVVKADPFKIFPDEPPNTTNVEETLERIHNNDSSLTEVNLNNIKDIPIPTLKEIFEAMKGNSHVEFLSIAATRSNDPVAYACAEMLQENTSLQSLNIESNFITADGMMAIIKAMANNATLVELKIDNQRQNLGDSVEMEIASMLENNSSILKFGYHFTQQGPRARAAMAITRNNDMIRQQRLR; via the exons ATGTCGGACCCCAGGGACATCGACGAGGATGCCATCCTCAAGGGCCTCAGTGCAGAGGAGCTGGATCAGCTGGAGTATGAGCTGCAGGAGATGGACCCTGAG aaTGCAATGCTGCCCGCTGGCTTCCGGCAACGTGACCAGACGAAGAAGAGCCCAACAGGTCCATTTGACCGTGAAGCCCTACAGCAGCACTTGGAGAAGCAGGCCCTGGAGCACGAGGACAGGGACGACCTGGTGCCCTTTACTGGCGAGAAGAAAG GACGGGCCTTTGTGCCCAAGAAAGCAGCAGAGATCCCTGAGCACGAACAGGTGATACTGGAGCCGGAGCTGGAGGAGGCTCTGAAAAATGCCACCGACGCAGAGATGTGTGATATCGCAG CTATCCTTGGAATGTACACGCTGATGAGCAACAAGCAGTACTATGATGCTTTGGGCACCACAGGCACAATAGCCAACACAGAGGGCATCAACA GCGTAGTGAAAGCAGATCCATTCAAGATCTTCCCCGATGAGCCGCCAAACACCACCAACGTGGAGGAAACCCTGGAGAGAATCCACAACAACGACAGCAGCCTGACTGAAGTCAACCTCAATAACATCAAG GACATTCCCATCCCAACACTGAAAGAGATCTTTGAGGCGATGAAGGGAAACTCTCACGTGGAGTTTCTGAGCATCGCTGCGACCCGTAGCAACGACCCTGTGGCCTAT GCATGTGCTGAGATGCTGCAGGAGAACACCAGCTTGCAGAGTCTTAATATCGAGTCCAACTTCATCACTGCAGACGGCATGATGGCGATCATCAAAGCTATGGCCAACAATGCCACACTGGTGGAGCTCAAGATTGACAACCAG AGGCAGAATTTGGGAGACTCGGTTGAGATGGAGATCGCCTCCATGTTGGAGAACAACTCTAGCATCCTCAAATTTGGCTACCACTTCACCCAGCAGGGTCCCCGCGCCAGAGCTGCCATGGCCATCACACGAAACAACGACATGA TTCGCCAGCAGAGATTGAGATAA